The window CAGGATATTAGCGTTTTTTTTAGTATCTTCTAAATTTTCTTGTAGTGAATTTTTTTGTATATTTTGCTGATGAACTTCATCGGTAATTGATAAATATACAATTCTATTTTTTTTATCAAATCCTAAAATTTGTACTAATAAATTTTTTCCTACAGACATTTGTGAAATATATTGTTTTCGATATTCGGGCAGAATATCTATTACTTTTAAACACCCTTTTATACCGTAGTCTATATGAAGTAATATTGCTTTTTCTTCAATTAAGTGAACCACACCTGTAATTACGGCGCTTTTTTTGTTTTTCAAAAGGTACTGATTAAAAGGATCTTCATGTAACTGTTTTATTCCTAAAGATATACGCTCTCTATCAGCATCTACTTGAAGAACAACGGCGTGTATATTGGCGCCTTTTTTGTACTCTTTTACAGCTTTTTCTCCGGGAATAGACCACGACAGATCTGATAAATGAACTAATCCATCTATCCCACCGTCTAATCCAAGAAAGATTCCAAAATCAGTAATAGACTTAATTCTTCCATTTACTTTGCTCCCTTTATAATATTTTTCAGAAAATTGTTTCCAAGGATTGATTGTGCACTGCTTAATTCCTAAGGAAATTCGCCTTCTCGCTTCATCAATATTTAAAATAGATATCTTAATTTTTTCTCCAGAAGATACTACTTTAGATGGATGTATATTTTTATTGGTCCAATCCATTTCTGATACATGCACTAAACCTTCTACACCTTCTTCTATTTCTACAAAACAACCATAATCAGTGAGATTAGTTACAACGCCTAAATGCTGGCTTCCTTCGGGATAACGTATAGATAAGCGGAGCCAAGGATCTGTCCCCAATTGTTTTAATCCTAATGATACTCTTGTTTTCTCTGGATCAAATTTTAATATTTTAACCTGAATTTCATCTCCAATTTTTACTACTTCACTAGGATGCTTTACTCTTCTCCAGGTCATATCTGTAATATGTAATAATCCATCTATACCGCCTAAATCAATAAAAGCGCCGTAATCTGTTAAATTTTTTACTATTCCTTGAATAATATTACCTTCCTGTAAATTTTTTAACAGTTGATCACGCTCTGCACTGCTCTCGGACTCAATCACAGCTTTACGCGAAATGACTACATTGTTTCTTTTTTGATCTAATTTAATTACCTTGAATTCTAACTCCTTTCCTTCAAGATGTAAAGTATCTCTGACGGGCCGAATATCGACTAGCGAGCCGGGTAAAAATGCTCTGATGTCATTTATTTCTACAGTAAAGCCGCCTTTGACTTTACCATTAATCACACCTGTTACATTAGATAATTCTTTATGAGCTTTTTCCAGCTTAATCCATGATTCGTGTCTTTTTGCTTTTTCTCTCGATAAAACCGTTTCTCCAAAGCCATCTTCAATTGCGTCTAGAGCAACATCTACTATATCCCCCACTTGTACTTCTACAAGACCTTGTGAGTTTTTAAACTGTTCCGATGGGATGGATGATTCTGATTTCAAGCCAGCATCTACTAAAATCATATCATTATTTATAGAAATAACTGTTCCTTTAATAATAGACCCTGTACGTGTTTCTACTGTTTTCAGTGATTCTTCAAATAATTTAGCAAAAGATGTTATCATATAAAATAATTTGTCGTGTCAAGTTATAAATGTTTAAGAAAAATCTTTTTAATTAAATTAAACATATATAATATAGTTCATAAAAACCATTTATATTTCAATGGAGTTAAATAAAAAAATATATTTTTAATAAATGTATATTTTCTATTTTAAAGAAAATAATAATTAAAATAAAAATATTTTTTTTAAAAAAAAAATATATAAAAAAATATGTCATTATTATTTAAATTATTTTTTTTAAAAAGGCAAATCTTTAAATATTACGTCATTTAATATGTACAAATAGTTTGATAAAAGCGTTCTAAAGTTCTAATTTTTAAAAAATTATTAAACATGATTCTTTTTACCTTATAAAGTTGTCTATCCAGCTAAAATAAAATAATATTATTTTAAAAATATATATTAATTATTAATTAATTTACCTAAATGATAGAATCGTGACATATGGATTTAAATGTTTGGAAAAAAGACGGAAAAGTTTTATTTACACACGAAGGGTTCAATAATGTTACGGATACCTCTGATAAAGCAATTAAGGAAAAACACATCGCTATTCTATGATCGTTATATGTATTAATTGTAGCATGTAAAAATCTTTTAACTGGATAAACGATTATAAAATCTGCTCCTTCTTGAACCTTAGCTCCAATTTTTCTTAATTCTGTAGTCATTGCATGCAACCGATCTGTTTCTTTGACTCGCCAGTTATATATATTTTTAATATATACTAATTGTTGCGCAAACAAACCTAACATAGCAATTGTCATCGCTGCATCTGGTATATGATTACAGTCTATAGAAATCCCCATTAATTTTTTTTTAGTACAAATTAAAGAATTTTTTTTCCACTCAATAGAAGCTCCCATGTTTTGTAAAATATTAATAAAATCTAGATCCCCTTGAATACTATTTTTCTGTATACCATTAATTTTTACACAACCCCCTCTTATTGCTGCCGCTGCTAAAAAGTAAGTAGCCGAAGACAGATCACTTTCAATAAAATATTCTTTTGGAGAAATATATTTTTGCTGGCACTGAATATAAAAAGATTTATAGTCATCTATAACCTTTACTATAACACCAAATTTTTTCATTATATTAAGAGTTAGGTCAATATATGGCTTGGATACTAAATCACCTTCTACAATAATTTCTGTGTCTACCTGAGCTAAAGGAGCAGTCATTAGTAACGAACTTAAAAATTGACTAGAAATACTACCATTAATAAAAATTTTTCCACCCCTAAAACCACCCTTTATATATACAGGAGGATAATCGTTTTTCTGTAAATAACTGATACACGCTCCGCCTTGACGCAAAGCATCCACTAAATGATTTATTGGGCGCTCTTGCATTCTATCTTCACCCGTTAGGATAATTTTATTTTTACTCAAAGATAATATTCCTAATAAAGGCCGCATAGCAGTTCCAGCATTACCTAAAAATAATGTAGTTTTTTTTGAAGAAAACAACGGCCTTGAAATACCATCTACAATACATTCAGATGAATTTTTATTTATAAATACTTTTACCCCTAATGCCAATAAAGCGTCTAACATATACTTAACATCATCGCTGTACAATAAATTTTTTAAAATAGTTCTTCCACAAGATACTGCAGAAAGCAATAACGCTCGATTTGAAATACTTTTTGACCCCGGTATATTTAATTCTCCAGAAACATATTTGACTGGCTTTAATGTTAAACTATTTTGCATAATAAAAAAAACCCTATAAAGAATAACAATTCACAATATGTAATTTTGTTAGAAAACACTTAATAAAATTAACCGAACTTTTTTTCAAAATTTTTCATAAAATCTACGAGCAAAAGAATACCTTTGACAGGCATAGCGTTATAAATAGATGCACGAATACCTCCTACCATAGAATGACCCTTTAGCCCAACCAATCCATTTTTTTCTGCTTTTTGGAGAAAAATACTTGTTAACTCATGGCTTGGTAAATAAAAAGTTATATTCATACGCGATTGATTCACCGGTAATATAAAATTTTTATAGAAATCAGTAGTACTTAAATACTGATATAAAATTTTTGCTTTTTCTTTATTTTTTTTTTCTATTATCTCTATACCCCCCAAATCTTTCATCCATTGAAAAACTAATCCTGATACATACCACGAAAATACATTCGGAGTATTAAACATAGATTGTGATTGAGCTAATACTTGATAATTCAGAATTGAAGGAGTTTTTTTATTAATCTGTGTTAATAAATCTTTGCGAATAATAATAACTGTAATCCCTGTAGGACCAATATTTTTTTGAGCACAAGCATAAATCATGCCATATTTTTTTATATCAATTTTTCGGGATAAAATAGTAGAAGAAAAGTCTCCAATAATGACAGTTTTATAAAATATAGGATTTTCAAATATTTCTATGCCCTCAATAGTTTCGTTGGGGCAATAATGTAAATATGAGCTATTAGCAGGAATTTCCCATAGCACAGTTGGTTGAATATATATTTTTTTATCTTTTGTCATTTTTCGTACATCAAGAATACTAGGTTTACAATATTTCTTAGATTCTTCTGCTGCACATAAAGACCAATATCCGCTGTTAATATAACAAGGTTTTAAAGATTTTTTTGATAAATTTATGGGAATAGCTGAAAATTGTCCCCTAGCTCCCCCATGAGAAAATAAAACGCAATAATTGTTAGGAATATCTAATAAATAACGTAAATTTTTTTCAACTTTAAAAGTGTATTCTATAAAATCATGACTACGGTGACTAATTTCAACAATTGAACAACCAGAGTTGTTCCAATTTAGAAAATTTTTTTTTACCTCTGATAAAACAGATCGGGGCAACGTAGCTGGCCCTGGATTAAAATTATATGTTGTAGGCATATTTTTTACCAATATCATGATCTAGTGTTATAAATAATATTATCTATAATTTACAATTCAGTAAATAATGTTTCTTTATATAAAAAATCAAATTCAGAATCTTTTTTTAAAATGATTATAAATACTTCATGCCACCCATATAAGGATATTGCAATACTTTAGGCACAGAGACTCTACCATCTGAACATTGAAAATTTTCCAAAATAGCAGCCACAGTTCTCCCAACAGCTAACCCGGAGCCATTTAAAGTGTGTAAAAAGATGTTTTTTTTTGTATTAAGGGATTTATAACGAGCATTTATGCGTCTGGCTTGAAAATCTCCAATCATAGAACAAGATGATATTTCTCGATATAATTTTAAAGATGGAAACCATACTTCTAAATCATATGTTTTTTTAGATGAAAAACCAAGTTCACCGGAACATAGTAATATTTTCCTATACGGTAATTGTAATAATTGTAAGATATTTTCAGCATGTTTAGTTAAGATCTCTAAAGCTTCATCAGATTTTTCTGGTCGTACAATTTGCACAATTTCGACTTTATCAAATTGACGGTTTCTAATTAATCCTCTAGAATTTTTTCCATAAGAAGAGGGCTCAGCTCTAAAGCAGGGGCTTAATGCTGTAAATTTTAACGGCAATAATTGAGGTGAAATGATTTTATTTTTTACTAAATTAACTAAAGGAACTTCCGACGTGGGTATCAAGAAAAAATGGTTATTTTTTTTTGCTTCAACAGAATTAAACGTGGAATTTATATGAAATAAATCTTTTTTAAATTTTGGCAACTGACCGGTTCCATACATACAGGATTCTTTAACTATGTATGGCACATATATTTCTTCATATCCGTGTAATTTAATATGCGTATCCAGCATAAATTGACCTACCGCACGATGTAATCGAGCCACTGAACCTTTTATAAGCGTATATCCTGATCCAGCAATTTCCGCAGAAGAATTCCAATCAAATCCCTTCAACTTATTTCCGATTTTTATATGATCGATAATAGGAAAATTATAATTCTTTTTTTCTCCCCACAAATAAATTTCTTTATTGTTTTGCTCTCCAAACCCAACAGGGACGTCTTTGTGTGGTATATTGGGAATAGTAATTAATATTTTATATATTTTTCTTTGAACTAATTCTAATTTTTTTTTTAAGACGCTAATCGAGTCTCGAGAATGGATGAGTTGATTTTTTAAAATATCAATTTTATGATAAATTTGTTTTCTATGTATGATATGCTTTGATAATTTCTTATGTTCTGAAATTTTCATTTCGCTACTTATTTGTAATTTTTTACGCTTTTTTTCTAATTTTTTTAACATCTCTATATCTAAGATATAGTTTCTTGTATGTAATCTTTCTTGAAAAAAAGAATAATTATTTTTAATATCATTAAAATTTAACATAGTGTTTATAGTCTTCAAGTGTATAAGTTTTTTAAAAAAATATAAATGCTTTCTTTGATATACACATCAATCAAATAAAAATAACATAAGACATTATCATATAATAACATTATTATACACAAATCTTATTTTTATTATATTAACTATTTTTTTATTTTATTTTAAAAAAATAAAAATTTTTAACAGGAGCTGATAGTGAGTGAAAAAAAAAAACAATTTAGTCAATTAGTTATTATTGGCTCAGGTCCAGCTGGTTATACAGCAGCTATTTATGCTGCGCGCTCTAACATTAACACTATATTGATTACTGGCCCCCAGCCGGGT is drawn from Buchnera aphidicola and contains these coding sequences:
- the aroA gene encoding 3-phosphoshikimate 1-carboxyvinyltransferase, with product MQNSLTLKPVKYVSGELNIPGSKSISNRALLLSAVSCGRTILKNLLYSDDVKYMLDALLALGVKVFINKNSSECIVDGISRPLFSSKKTTLFLGNAGTAMRPLLGILSLSKNKIILTGEDRMQERPINHLVDALRQGGACISYLQKNDYPPVYIKGGFRGGKIFINGSISSQFLSSLLMTAPLAQVDTEIIVEGDLVSKPYIDLTLNIMKKFGVIVKVIDDYKSFYIQCQQKYISPKEYFIESDLSSATYFLAAAAIRGGCVKINGIQKNSIQGDLDFINILQNMGASIEWKKNSLICTKKKLMGISIDCNHIPDAAMTIAMLGLFAQQLVYIKNIYNWRVKETDRLHAMTTELRKIGAKVQEGADFIIVYPVKRFLHATINTYNDHRIAMCFSLIALSEVSVTLLNPSCVNKTFPSFFQTFKSICHDSII
- the serC gene encoding 3-phosphoserine/phosphohydroxythreonine transaminase codes for the protein MPTTYNFNPGPATLPRSVLSEVKKNFLNWNNSGCSIVEISHRSHDFIEYTFKVEKNLRYLLDIPNNYCVLFSHGGARGQFSAIPINLSKKSLKPCYINSGYWSLCAAEESKKYCKPSILDVRKMTKDKKIYIQPTVLWEIPANSSYLHYCPNETIEGIEIFENPIFYKTVIIGDFSSTILSRKIDIKKYGMIYACAQKNIGPTGITVIIIRKDLLTQINKKTPSILNYQVLAQSQSMFNTPNVFSWYVSGLVFQWMKDLGGIEIIEKKNKEKAKILYQYLSTTDFYKNFILPVNQSRMNITFYLPSHELTSIFLQKAEKNGLVGLKGHSMVGGIRASIYNAMPVKGILLLVDFMKNFEKKFG
- the rpsA gene encoding 30S ribosomal protein S1 encodes the protein MITSFAKLFEESLKTVETRTGSIIKGTVISINNDMILVDAGLKSESSIPSEQFKNSQGLVEVQVGDIVDVALDAIEDGFGETVLSREKAKRHESWIKLEKAHKELSNVTGVINGKVKGGFTVEINDIRAFLPGSLVDIRPVRDTLHLEGKELEFKVIKLDQKRNNVVISRKAVIESESSAERDQLLKNLQEGNIIQGIVKNLTDYGAFIDLGGIDGLLHITDMTWRRVKHPSEVVKIGDEIQVKILKFDPEKTRVSLGLKQLGTDPWLRLSIRYPEGSQHLGVVTNLTDYGCFVEIEEGVEGLVHVSEMDWTNKNIHPSKVVSSGEKIKISILNIDEARRRISLGIKQCTINPWKQFSEKYYKGSKVNGRIKSITDFGIFLGLDGGIDGLVHLSDLSWSIPGEKAVKEYKKGANIHAVVLQVDADRERISLGIKQLHEDPFNQYLLKNKKSAVITGVVHLIEEKAILLHIDYGIKGCLKVIDILPEYRKQYISQMSVGKNLLVQILGFDKKNRIVYLSITDEVHQQNIQKNSLQENLEDTKKNANILTQAVDNTKS
- the serS gene encoding serine--tRNA ligase codes for the protein MLNFNDIKNNYSFFQERLHTRNYILDIEMLKKLEKKRKKLQISSEMKISEHKKLSKHIIHRKQIYHKIDILKNQLIHSRDSISVLKKKLELVQRKIYKILITIPNIPHKDVPVGFGEQNNKEIYLWGEKKNYNFPIIDHIKIGNKLKGFDWNSSAEIAGSGYTLIKGSVARLHRAVGQFMLDTHIKLHGYEEIYVPYIVKESCMYGTGQLPKFKKDLFHINSTFNSVEAKKNNHFFLIPTSEVPLVNLVKNKIISPQLLPLKFTALSPCFRAEPSSYGKNSRGLIRNRQFDKVEIVQIVRPEKSDEALEILTKHAENILQLLQLPYRKILLCSGELGFSSKKTYDLEVWFPSLKLYREISSCSMIGDFQARRINARYKSLNTKKNIFLHTLNGSGLAVGRTVAAILENFQCSDGRVSVPKVLQYPYMGGMKYL